From Aquabacter sp. L1I39, the proteins below share one genomic window:
- a CDS encoding sulfotransferase family protein, which yields MAQPVIAVGCIGGSGSRAVARIIQSMGYYIGDDLNAEMDNLWFTLLFKRPSILLESTADLEFLYHMFRQRMSHGTLASDTFDTVLKPLTFNPRPPHPAEWLNQRRLSFLDESGRHEDKIAWKEPNTHVIIDRLLNIDPSLSYIHITRDGLDMAYSSNMNQLQLWGPIFMNRPISVQPRDALSYWVCVERRMRRLKTQYPDRILIIRYEDLVLRPLDIIPRLASFCQADEGICVNDLSRLVIKPDTIGRSKTYDLSAFLEDDVAYAEAISQDPT from the coding sequence ATGGCGCAACCTGTCATTGCAGTTGGATGTATCGGCGGCAGCGGATCCCGCGCCGTAGCCCGCATCATCCAAAGCATGGGCTACTATATCGGCGACGACCTCAACGCGGAGATGGACAACCTTTGGTTCACCCTTCTCTTCAAGCGCCCCTCCATACTTTTAGAGAGCACAGCTGATCTTGAATTTCTGTACCACATGTTTCGCCAAAGGATGTCACATGGAACCTTGGCATCGGATACATTTGACACCGTCCTGAAACCATTGACGTTCAACCCACGCCCGCCTCATCCGGCGGAATGGCTGAACCAGCGCCGTCTGTCCTTCCTGGATGAGAGCGGTCGACACGAAGACAAGATCGCCTGGAAAGAGCCCAATACCCACGTCATTATCGACCGGCTTCTGAATATCGACCCGTCGCTTTCCTATATTCATATAACACGTGACGGCCTGGACATGGCCTATAGCTCGAACATGAATCAGCTTCAACTTTGGGGACCGATTTTCATGAATCGCCCCATCTCCGTTCAGCCCCGCGATGCACTGTCCTACTGGGTGTGCGTGGAGCGGCGTATGCGGAGACTGAAGACCCAATATCCAGATCGCATCCTCATCATTCGATATGAAGATCTCGTCCTGCGACCACTGGACATCATCCCACGTCTTGCTTCTTTCTGCCAGGCGGATGAGGGCATTTGCGTCAATGATCTTTCGCGGCTCGTGATTAAACCAGACACGATCGGACGAAGCAAAACGTATGACCTGAGCGCCTTTTTAGAAGACGACGTCGCTTATGCGGAGGCTATATCTCAGGACCCCACATGA
- a CDS encoding sulfotransferase family protein, with protein MGAEKATVLLVMGAHRSGTSSLSGTLACLGAALPRNLMPPTSSNEKGYFEPLDIANLHDEMLARAGSAWHDIAPFPDKWYASPDFGTYSGLLAHAYRDNYGDAALVVLKEPRINRLIPLWETVFETVGAVPKVILITRHPLEVARSLETRDGFPLPLGLLIWLRNQLDAERTTRHLPRVFVNYDELIAGWRSTLSRIEHSLGITFPGQGAMAQAKVDAFLDASLRHHRAPPADEPSDVVITQWAQEAFRILSGEEAMTEEGRAALDRIREALDRATTAFAPLVALYQCQLADARQKLDARSAEEHLRQAHQTQVSELTRLLAERDGQLAERDAQVQRLAEAASAADAMHHAMARDFQNERAMLTTAIADLHTEIARMRETGAAIEKVRHEQIRTLGQQLAERDLHLSTARGQTDRLTVEIEALTAELAAVHGSLSWRMTAGLRWLAADRAPSETRPDQTTEPAPPTREAPAVDPRALLDVTYYMERYDDVRASALDPWEHYVTTGFKEGRNPNALFDTDWYLRHNPDAAQEGMNPLLHYLTRGAAQGANPGPDFDGAWYVATNPDVAASGMNPLLHYLDHGRAEGRETKPPSPSPTTLHPADGAQATAA; from the coding sequence ATGGGGGCTGAGAAAGCAACTGTCCTGCTGGTTATGGGCGCGCATCGCAGTGGCACGTCGTCCCTTTCGGGAACCCTGGCCTGCCTTGGTGCGGCGCTGCCGCGCAACCTGATGCCGCCGACATCCAGCAACGAAAAGGGCTATTTCGAGCCGCTCGACATTGCCAATCTCCATGACGAGATGCTCGCGCGGGCCGGCAGCGCCTGGCACGACATCGCCCCCTTTCCCGACAAATGGTATGCCAGCCCGGATTTCGGCACCTATTCCGGCCTGCTCGCGCACGCCTATCGCGACAATTATGGGGATGCCGCCCTGGTGGTTCTCAAGGAACCCCGCATCAACCGGCTGATTCCGCTATGGGAGACCGTCTTCGAGACGGTGGGCGCCGTTCCCAAGGTGATCCTCATCACCCGGCATCCGCTCGAAGTCGCCAGGTCGCTGGAAACGCGGGATGGATTTCCCCTGCCGCTCGGCCTGCTGATCTGGCTCCGCAACCAGTTGGACGCTGAGCGCACGACGCGACACCTGCCGCGCGTCTTCGTGAACTATGACGAACTCATCGCCGGATGGCGGTCCACGCTCTCAAGGATCGAACACAGCCTCGGCATCACCTTTCCGGGCCAGGGCGCGATGGCGCAGGCGAAGGTGGATGCCTTCCTCGACGCCTCCCTGCGCCACCACCGTGCGCCCCCGGCCGACGAACCTTCGGACGTGGTCATCACCCAATGGGCACAGGAGGCGTTCCGCATCCTGAGCGGCGAGGAGGCGATGACCGAAGAGGGACGCGCCGCGCTGGACCGGATCCGCGAAGCGCTCGACCGCGCCACCACGGCCTTTGCGCCCCTGGTGGCCCTCTATCAATGCCAACTCGCGGACGCACGCCAGAAGCTCGACGCGCGCAGCGCCGAAGAACATCTGCGACAGGCGCACCAGACGCAGGTGAGCGAGTTGACGCGCCTGCTGGCCGAGCGCGACGGGCAACTGGCGGAACGGGACGCCCAGGTCCAGCGCCTGGCCGAGGCCGCCTCCGCCGCCGATGCCATGCATCACGCCATGGCTCGGGACTTTCAGAACGAAAGGGCCATGCTCACCACCGCCATCGCCGACCTGCACACCGAGATCGCGCGGATGCGCGAGACCGGGGCGGCCATTGAGAAGGTCCGCCACGAGCAGATCCGCACCCTCGGCCAGCAATTGGCCGAACGCGACCTGCACCTTTCCACGGCCCGCGGGCAGACCGATCGCCTGACGGTCGAGATCGAAGCCCTGACGGCAGAACTCGCCGCCGTCCACGGCTCCCTGTCCTGGCGCATGACCGCGGGACTGAGATGGCTCGCCGCCGATCGCGCCCCCTCCGAGACGCGTCCCGACCAGACAACCGAGCCCGCGCCGCCCACGCGGGAAGCGCCAGCGGTGGACCCGCGCGCCCTGTTGGACGTGACCTATTATATGGAGCGCTATGACGACGTGCGCGCCTCCGCCCTCGACCCGTGGGAGCATTATGTGACCACCGGGTTCAAGGAAGGCCGCAATCCCAACGCTCTCTTCGATACCGACTGGTACCTCCGCCACAATCCCGACGCCGCGCAGGAGGGAATGAACCCCCTCCTCCACTATCTGACACGCGGTGCCGCCCAAGGCGCGAACCCCGGACCGGACTTTGACGGGGCGTGGTATGTGGCCACCAACCCCGACGTTGCCGCCTCCGGAATGAACCCGCTCTTGCACTATCTGGACCACGGCCGGGCAGAGGGCCGGGAGACCAAACCGCCTTCCCCCTCCCCCACCACCCTTCATCCCGCTGACGGCGCCCAGGCCACGGCGGCGTGA